The Arachis hypogaea cultivar Tifrunner chromosome 14, arahy.Tifrunner.gnm2.J5K5, whole genome shotgun sequence DNA window ttgaaatatgcatatttaGATAACAAAAAGAAGTTTTTGTAAGCACATAAAGCTTAATAATCGCAATATGTTTGGAGTTGTTTATTTTCCTTACTAATATCTTAGATAATATTCTTTGTTTCTAAATCTAGGTGTGTTAATTAAAAAGTTGTGGTTGCCCAAAAGTGTGGATTGcatatatgtgtgtatatatacAGTGTATGTGGGAACTGTGTCAGATACATGACAATCAAAGTAGTACCTCCCACTATATATATGTATCAAACAGGTTTTCTTTCGTCTCTACATgctctccaaaaaaaaaaaagtttttgtgcgtgagaggagagaaaaagaaagagatctCAATAATAATCCTCTTAGCTTGATAATAATGAGAGAAAAAAAGACActaggaaattaaaaaaaaaagaaacaaaaaagagaaaaagaggtgACATATATTGATACATGGGGAAGAAGCAACTTTTAATAAGTAACAAGACATCATGATGATCATGTTCTGTGTACTTTTTGCACAAACACTACCCCTTACATTCATTCACACTCTCCAAATCTCTACTCACCAGAATTCCACACTTTAATTTCCCATCACTTTCATGACATGTTTTCTTTGATGAATTTTGCATTGTAACACTTTTATTTGTTTCTCTCTATCTATATATTACTACTACTTCTACTATAGATTGGTCAACTCACTTTGTTTGCTTGCTGCTTCAACTAAAGCTTTTACTACAACGAACACTCGTTACTGCTGCAATTCTTCCCTATAAATACAGTGCTCCATCTTCACTATCTTTTCacacaacaacaacatcaacccTAGTTTGTTCTTTCTTCTAATAATTAACTTGGTTCTTAGTTAGTTCTCTAACATGTCTTCTCATTCGTTCAGTAACCTCTTTCACTCTTCCACAACCACCACTACTCCAAACTCCTCAACAACTACCCTTCTTGATTCCATTGTTGCAACCCCAAAACAACAACTCACTGCTTGTATTTGCACCCATTGTAACCATCTCCTCACTTTCAATCCTGCAGGTACATAACATTAAACATAGCCCTAATAATATTAGCCGGGTTACTTTAAAGAATGTGATATTATCAACCGTTACATAATTCAGTCAAACATATTCAGTTAAAtatgtcaaattatctaacgcttcataatattaaacatatataCTCTTAACATTTCATATATATCTTTTTATGATTTGATTTGCATATTGTTACAGGTCATGGTGTGGAGCAAGGgacaaatagtaataataataataataatgtgcaaTCTCATCATCATCAACTTCAACAAGGAACAAGGTGGAGTCCAACGCCAATTCAGTTATTGGTGCTTGAGGAGTTATATAGGCAAGGAACCAAGACTCCGTCGGCCGAGCAAATCCAGCAGATAGCTTCTCAGCTGCGACGCTTCGGCAAGATCGAAGGCAAGAATGTCTTCTACTGGTTTCAGAATCACAAGGCCAGGGAGCGCCAGAAGCGTCGCCGCCGCGAGATGGAGGAAACTACTGCTGCTGCTTCTGCCAAAGGTTATCAATAAtaacttttataaattattttagttaaatatattaaattaagtggagattcacgtgcagatatttttaagtgaaattaataattaaaaattgttaatttaacattattaactaaaataaaatttaatagtttttaactattatattaaaatctaatatagataataatttaacattattatctatatttttaattatcgTGTCTGTGTGAAAACATTAATATCTGAATGAATCTACATGTATATATTTGTCTACAACAACTTTTTTTCTCCATCGCCCTATTTTTTTACCCTAATGCCGCACATAAAAACATGGCATAGttatttgataaataatatggtgtcaaatttcatatttttcatatgaagttaatcaataatatataatgtttttgtATCCTCATGCATGCCAATTAATAATGCACTGTAAACATAGCATTTTATTCCCTCACACACATATATATCACTTTCATTATCCCCCACCTCCATCCCCACCATTTTGTCATGATATTATTTGAAGATAGATGTACTCACTTCACAcacattattattaatgtatggTAACATGTACTATATGACTTATCTTTTGTGTATTGATTTTATCAAGTTTTTAAAACTACACTCTAAGATATTAAGTTATAGggaattacataaaaataaataaattatattcttaaaatgaaaataaaaaatactttaaaaaattcACCAGAaagttattaattatataaatatgatTAGGTTTTGGAGGTACTGAAGGCTGTGTTAGTGGTCAAAAGATTCCTGTATTGCTTATCATCCTTACACTGATGATTgcataaaagagagagagagagagagaaagagaatggtTTTATATGATATTAGAGTGTGGAAGGAATTGACGTTGAATTTGGTGTGTGTTGGATTTTGGGTACAGGGTTGAAAGAGACAGGTTGTGAAGTTAAAGAGACAAAGAAGTGGGCATCCACTTCAAACTGCAATGGTGGTGGTGGACATGCAGTTCAGGTCTGTAATTACTCTTGGCTTTGTCCATGCTGCAActatacaaatattatttttaaaaataatatttacatattaaaattaattatataaatcagtaattatatatttttatataaatatatataatttaatttattttttaatatttatcttatattttaatatttattctatattaataactgatatgaatagttaattttaatatacatgtaatataattatatttttttttacctttcttTAATTAAGCCATCATACATACCGAAACACATTATTATACAGGACACCAATAATGGACCCTATAATTGGCTCTCATAAATATACAgagatttattattaatttagatggctttaaaattttatttctatgacagaaataaagagataaaaattaatattaaaaaaaatatctttatttatatttctacaaaaaaaatgagaaattatatctactatttttatatttttcatagaGATAACAATTTAATTGTGATCTtatagtataaatatttttttatattattttctaataacaagtttatgttaaatatttaaaagtatttaaCATTAACAATGATATAAATGAAATATCTCAAAAAGgaagaaggaaattaaagaaagaggTGGAATGAatttagaagaaaagaagaaattggAAAGAAAGAAGATGCTTGAAAAGCTGCTTTTATAAACTTTCTGTTGGACTTGTTTCTTGCTAGCAATAGTGTTTTCAGACTTTCTTGGACTTGTGAATGAATTCTCTCACTCACTCACACACACAATGACACAatcattcttttctttatttagttattcattttgatatatatatattttcttggttaaaatatatatatatatgtataattgtAAGTcgtcttgtgctttaagttaaaGTTTTAGCATGCATGAATTTGCAGGAATCTATGACTGCAGTTGATATATCAGAAAAGGAGTCAAATGGTTGGAATGAATTTGAAGAGAGAGTTTTGAGGAGAAACAGATCTGAGAGACAGGCTAAGTACTTTAACATTCCCTCCATTAACATTGCAGCAACTGCTTCCGTAGCTTCACAGATAACTCATAACATTCAACTTCTAagtactcatcatcatcctcaacatCACAACTACAATAAACAAGACAATACTTCGTCTCATCCTCGAACCCTTGAGCTTTTCCCAATTCACAAGaaccatgatgatgatgatgacatcATTTCTTTCTCGGACAGGAAGTCCAACAAGCTATGTGCCAATGCGTCCATGGAAGAAGCCCTTAGCTGTGACCAGTTTTTTGAGTTTCTTCCATTAAGGAACTGATGAACTAAATAATAATGGATTATgtgttctatatatatattagaaagaGATGTGTAATTGTtgcttttctttttaaaatattagttgaaATTTTGGTACATTAAGAATATAACAATAGCTAAatctaaatatattattaaagtattcttggtgtttaacaccttttctcttattt harbors:
- the LOC112741997 gene encoding uncharacterized protein; the protein is MSSHSFSNLFHSSTTTTTPNSSTTTLLDSIVATPKQQLTACICTHCNHLLTFNPAGHGVEQGTNSNNNNNNVQSHHHQLQQGTRWSPTPIQLLVLEELYRQGTKTPSAEQIQQIASQLRRFGKIEGKNVFYWFQNHKARERQKRRRREMEETTAAASAKGLKETGCEVKETKKWASTSNCNGGGGHAVQESMTAVDISEKESNGWNEFEERVLRRNRSERQAKYFNIPSINIAATASVASQITHNIQLLSTHHHPQHHNYNKQDNTSSHPRTLELFPIHKNHDDDDDIISFSDRKSNKLCANASMEEALSCDQFFEFLPLRN